The following proteins come from a genomic window of Actinomarinicola tropica:
- a CDS encoding plasmid pRiA4b ORF-3 family protein — protein MLVVRGTKKLRDRVKGPAVGEDDVSTGVLGDWFATALFWKPQVALAVNARTFLPVFMPLAPAAKLVDRLPDEIARILTLHGVEPGVIGAEREAMAEVRIAPTNDRSVVGVMTEFAFLGEHWFDGDLTALSLRMAGTPVGPLRSGDGFPDQALAALVGDIAPSAGGLAEVIPFPGTDVPAATSPAPSKSRGAVSPAIEGIDPPSGAPSVFQLKVTLLNTKPPIWRRILVDGSMTLAELHEVIQAAFGWWNCHLHEFEIGRARYGTPDPDWDFGPPTNDERTTRLDAVASEGVSFHYTYDFGDDWRHKVTVEKVGAVEPGTAVPDCIGGRRACPPEDCGGPWGYHDLLEKVGAVEPGTAVPDCIGGRRACPPEDCGGPWGYHDLLESLDGRPGASDARLDYVGADFDPAAFDPSNFALNLANIRNTSFDI, from the coding sequence ATGCTCGTGGTGCGTGGAACGAAGAAGCTCCGGGATCGGGTGAAGGGCCCGGCTGTCGGCGAAGACGACGTGTCGACCGGCGTGCTGGGCGACTGGTTCGCCACTGCGCTGTTCTGGAAGCCCCAGGTGGCGCTGGCGGTCAACGCCCGCACGTTCCTGCCAGTGTTCATGCCGTTGGCGCCAGCCGCGAAGCTGGTCGACCGGCTCCCCGATGAGATCGCCCGGATCCTGACGCTGCACGGTGTCGAGCCAGGGGTGATCGGGGCCGAGCGGGAAGCCATGGCCGAGGTGCGCATCGCTCCCACCAACGATCGCAGCGTGGTCGGGGTGATGACCGAGTTCGCGTTCCTGGGCGAGCACTGGTTCGACGGCGACCTCACCGCCCTGTCCCTGCGCATGGCCGGTACCCCAGTCGGCCCCCTGCGCTCGGGCGACGGCTTCCCCGACCAGGCGCTCGCCGCGCTGGTCGGCGACATCGCTCCAAGTGCCGGCGGCCTGGCCGAGGTGATCCCGTTCCCCGGGACGGACGTTCCCGCGGCCACGTCGCCTGCGCCGAGCAAGTCCAGAGGTGCCGTGAGCCCCGCGATCGAAGGCATTGACCCGCCGAGCGGTGCCCCATCGGTTTTCCAGCTCAAGGTCACCCTGCTCAACACGAAGCCGCCGATCTGGCGGCGGATCCTCGTCGACGGCTCGATGACCCTCGCCGAGCTGCACGAGGTCATCCAGGCCGCGTTCGGGTGGTGGAACTGCCACCTCCACGAGTTCGAGATCGGCCGCGCCCGCTACGGGACCCCCGACCCGGACTGGGACTTCGGACCGCCGACGAACGATGAGCGCACCACTCGCCTCGACGCCGTCGCCAGCGAGGGCGTCTCGTTCCACTACACCTACGACTTCGGTGACGACTGGCGCCACAAGGTCACCGTCGAGAAGGTCGGCGCTGTGGAGCCGGGCACGGCCGTTCCTGACTGCATCGGTGGCCGCCGGGCGTGCCCGCCCGAGGACTGCGGCGGGCCGTGGGGCTACCACGACCTCCTCGAGAAGGTCGGCGCTGTGGAGCCGGGCACGGCCGTTCCTGACTGCATCGGTGGCCGCCGGGCGTGCCCGCCCGAGGACTGCGGCGGGCCGTGGGGCTACCACGACCTCCTCGAGTCGCTCGACGGTCGTCCCGGGGCGTCCGATGCTCGGCTCGACTACGTCGGCGCCGACTTCGACCCGGCAGCCTTCGACCCGAGCAACTTCGCGCTGAACCTGGCCAACATCCGGAACACCAGCTTCGACATCTGA
- a CDS encoding tyrosine-type recombinase/integrase, which produces MAGYRRRKPLVSFEYGTRIYAPSEGEPRYRVVATDADGQRVFAKFSSEEAARHRAREIESRLASSVLLPGRASAPTTVGGLIDRYLVSLSSRSTRYAERQEYLLRMWVRPVLGDHELSAWTPSDSEAVLDRARRTLAPSTVQNVGSAMRALVTFAFKNRWIPREADPMWLVRYSPTAEVHGQAIGFIPRSSLPTDGECKRLFKALDAAGQPTWALAMQLKHRSGLRWGELIALRPIDLDFEPQRVVRVQRAVEQSRQGLAIKGTKNRQHRVSTFPASLVEPLHDWTNQVERARGREGLLFPGSDGGFANRRTFQRTWARAARDAGWPMKRNTAAVWHPHDLRHVAACWLLFDVHLDPAVVATLLGHANAAFTLSRYVGVRGDLSTTVTAATDDW; this is translated from the coding sequence GTGGCCGGCTACCGCCGCCGCAAGCCACTCGTGTCGTTCGAGTACGGCACCCGCATCTACGCACCATCCGAGGGCGAGCCCCGCTACCGGGTCGTCGCCACCGACGCAGACGGCCAACGGGTGTTCGCCAAGTTCTCCAGCGAGGAGGCGGCCCGCCACCGAGCCCGCGAGATCGAGAGCCGCCTCGCGTCGTCGGTGCTGCTGCCCGGGCGAGCGAGCGCGCCCACGACCGTTGGTGGGTTGATCGACCGTTACCTGGTGAGCCTGTCGTCTCGGTCGACCCGCTACGCCGAGCGCCAGGAGTACCTGCTGCGCATGTGGGTCCGCCCCGTGCTCGGCGATCACGAGCTCTCGGCCTGGACACCCTCGGACTCCGAGGCCGTGCTCGATCGGGCCCGGCGCACCCTCGCTCCGTCGACGGTGCAGAACGTCGGCTCGGCCATGCGGGCACTGGTGACCTTCGCGTTCAAGAACCGGTGGATCCCGCGAGAGGCGGACCCCATGTGGCTGGTCCGCTACAGCCCGACCGCTGAGGTCCACGGTCAGGCGATCGGGTTCATCCCCCGGTCGTCGCTGCCCACCGACGGGGAGTGCAAACGGCTGTTCAAGGCCCTCGACGCGGCAGGCCAACCCACCTGGGCCCTCGCCATGCAGCTCAAGCACCGGTCGGGACTCCGATGGGGGGAGCTGATCGCGCTCCGCCCGATCGACCTCGACTTCGAGCCGCAACGGGTGGTCCGGGTGCAGCGAGCCGTCGAACAGTCCCGCCAGGGGTTGGCGATCAAGGGCACCAAGAACCGCCAACACCGGGTGTCGACGTTCCCGGCCAGCCTCGTCGAACCGCTCCATGACTGGACAAACCAGGTCGAGCGCGCCCGCGGGCGCGAGGGCCTGCTGTTCCCCGGATCCGACGGCGGCTTCGCCAACCGACGCACCTTCCAGCGGACCTGGGCTCGCGCCGCCCGTGACGCCGGCTGGCCGATGAAGCGCAATACCGCTGCGGTCTGGCATCCCCACGACCTGCGCCACGTCGCCGCGTGCTGGCTCCTGTTCGACGTCCACCTCGACCCCGCGGTGGTCGCCACCCTGCTCGGCCACGCCAACGCCGCCTTCACGCTCTCCCGCTACGTCGGCGTCCGAGGCGACCTCAGCACCACGGTCACCGCTGCGACGGACGACTGGTGA
- a CDS encoding IS256 family transposase, with protein sequence MTHDDDARVADLLARLGDGDSKELFRRLLEAGMQELIDAELTAAIGAGPHERTDSRTNQRNGSRSRLLSTPAGDVELRIPKVRVGSFFPSLLEPRRRVDKALWGVIMTAYTTGTSTRKVDDLVQALGCESGVSKSTVSRICAGIDEEVAVFRTRRLDHVEFPYLYLDATYIKARINHRIISRAVVVATGVTANGDREVLGVDVGDSEDEVFWTAFLRGLKDRGLSGVRLVISDAHAGLKASIPRVLAGASWQRCKVHLMRNILGTVPSASKDMVAATVRTIFAQPSAEGCRAQLHEVVGVLEGQFPKAAAILEGAEADVLAHTAFPRAHWRKIASTNPLERINKEIKRRSNVVGIFPDDASVIRLVGAVLLDQHDDWAISERRYLSEESMAAIDPDPTEVTTTNPALPAA encoded by the coding sequence ATGACCCATGACGATGATGCCCGAGTTGCTGACCTGCTGGCGCGTCTGGGCGATGGTGACAGCAAGGAGCTGTTCCGCCGGCTGCTCGAGGCGGGGATGCAGGAGTTGATCGACGCCGAGCTCACCGCCGCGATCGGTGCCGGCCCCCACGAGCGAACCGACAGCCGCACCAACCAGCGCAACGGCTCTCGGAGCCGACTGCTGTCCACGCCGGCGGGTGATGTGGAGCTGCGGATCCCCAAGGTGCGGGTCGGGTCGTTCTTCCCGTCGCTGCTCGAGCCGCGCCGGCGGGTCGACAAGGCGCTGTGGGGTGTGATCATGACCGCCTACACCACCGGCACCTCGACCCGGAAGGTCGACGATCTGGTCCAGGCGCTGGGGTGTGAGTCGGGGGTGTCGAAGTCGACGGTGTCGCGGATCTGCGCGGGGATCGACGAAGAGGTCGCCGTGTTCCGCACCCGACGCCTGGACCACGTCGAGTTCCCCTACCTGTACCTCGACGCCACCTACATCAAGGCCCGCATCAACCACCGGATCATCTCCCGGGCCGTCGTGGTCGCCACCGGTGTCACCGCCAATGGTGACCGCGAGGTCCTCGGTGTCGACGTCGGCGACAGCGAAGACGAGGTGTTCTGGACCGCGTTCCTCCGCGGCCTCAAGGACCGAGGCCTCAGCGGAGTGCGCCTCGTCATCTCCGACGCCCACGCCGGGCTGAAGGCGTCGATCCCACGAGTGCTCGCCGGCGCGTCCTGGCAGCGCTGCAAGGTGCATCTGATGCGCAACATCTTGGGCACCGTGCCCTCCGCGTCCAAAGACATGGTCGCCGCGACGGTCCGCACGATCTTCGCCCAGCCCTCCGCAGAGGGGTGCCGGGCCCAGCTGCATGAGGTCGTCGGGGTCCTCGAGGGTCAGTTCCCCAAGGCCGCCGCGATCTTGGAGGGCGCCGAAGCGGACGTGTTGGCCCACACCGCGTTCCCCCGGGCGCATTGGCGCAAGATCGCCTCCACGAACCCCCTCGAGCGGATCAACAAAGAGATCAAGCGCCGCAGCAACGTCGTCGGGATCTTCCCCGACGACGCCTCGGTCATCCGCCTCGTCGGCGCCGTCCTGCTCGACCAACACGACGACTGGGCCATCTCCGAACGCCGCTACCTCTCCGAAGAGAGCATGGCCGCCATCGATCCCGACCCCACGGAGGTGACCACGACGAACCCTGCGCTGCCAGCCGCGTAA
- a CDS encoding M13 family metallopeptidase translates to MTIGQDPDVAALAEFADDRIRPQDDLFGHVNGRWLETVSIPPDLSRVGGFIDLVLDAEAEVGAILHAARGEVEAGTAVPGTDRHKIGSLFASFLDEERVESLGAAPLADVLAEVDAITDVAELGPLLGRFGREGIFGVVGAYVDTDDRRSDRYLLNVVQGGIGLPDEAYYREDGFAPIRDAYGAHVAATFRLLGWDDDRATTAAERVLALETRLAAGHWDKVRCRDVIATYNLLPLDEVRTAAPAFDWDGWLDAMAAGRDVPLDEVLVRQPSYLDTLSTALEEVAVADWRAWLTFRIASSASPYLSSAFVEEHFDFYRRTLTGTEQNRERWKRGADLCNALLGEAVGAEFVARRFPPEAKAEMQQLVDNLVEAYRVSIGRLPWMTGATRARALEKLEHFRPKIGYPDRWRDYSALEIDAGDLFGNLRRGRAFETDRQIAKLGGPVDRDEWFMTPQTVNAYYNPGTNEICFPAAILQPPFFDPIADPALNYGGIGAVIGHEIGHGFDDQGSQYDGEGNLLDWWTDEDRARFRQLADALIAQYDGFEPRDLPGRRVNGSLTVGENIGDLGGLTIALLAYEISLGEAPAPVIGGMSGRERVLRNWARIWRIATRPALAEQFLTVDPHSPAEFRANIVRNLDEFHETFGTQPGDGLWLDPAHRVRIW, encoded by the coding sequence ATGACCATCGGCCAGGACCCCGACGTCGCCGCGCTCGCCGAGTTCGCCGACGACCGCATCCGACCCCAGGACGACCTGTTCGGGCACGTCAACGGCCGCTGGCTCGAGACCGTGTCCATCCCGCCCGACCTGTCCCGCGTCGGCGGCTTCATCGACCTGGTGCTCGACGCCGAGGCCGAGGTCGGCGCCATCCTCCACGCGGCCCGAGGCGAGGTCGAGGCGGGCACGGCCGTCCCCGGCACCGATCGCCACAAGATCGGCAGCCTGTTCGCCAGCTTCCTCGACGAGGAGCGCGTCGAGTCGCTCGGTGCGGCGCCGCTGGCCGACGTCCTCGCCGAGGTCGACGCCATCACCGACGTGGCCGAGCTGGGCCCGCTGCTCGGGCGCTTCGGTCGCGAGGGGATCTTCGGCGTGGTCGGCGCCTACGTCGACACCGACGACCGCCGGTCCGACCGCTACCTGCTCAACGTCGTCCAGGGCGGCATCGGCCTGCCCGACGAGGCGTACTACCGCGAGGACGGCTTCGCCCCCATCCGCGACGCCTACGGGGCCCACGTGGCCGCCACGTTCCGCCTCCTCGGCTGGGACGACGACCGAGCGACCACGGCGGCCGAGCGGGTGCTGGCGCTCGAGACCCGGCTGGCCGCCGGCCACTGGGACAAGGTGCGGTGCCGCGACGTCATCGCCACCTACAACCTCCTGCCGCTCGACGAGGTGCGCACCGCCGCGCCGGCCTTCGACTGGGACGGCTGGCTCGACGCCATGGCCGCCGGCCGGGACGTCCCGCTCGACGAGGTCCTCGTCCGCCAACCGAGCTACCTCGACACCCTCTCCACGGCGTTGGAGGAGGTGGCCGTCGCGGACTGGAGGGCGTGGCTGACCTTCCGCATCGCGTCGAGCGCGTCGCCGTACCTGTCGAGCGCGTTCGTCGAGGAGCACTTCGACTTCTACCGGCGCACGCTCACCGGCACCGAGCAGAACCGGGAGCGCTGGAAGCGCGGTGCCGACCTGTGCAACGCGCTGCTCGGCGAGGCGGTGGGCGCCGAGTTCGTCGCCCGTCGCTTCCCGCCCGAGGCCAAGGCCGAGATGCAGCAGCTCGTCGACAACCTGGTCGAGGCGTACCGGGTCAGCATCGGCCGGCTGCCGTGGATGACGGGGGCGACGCGGGCCCGGGCGCTCGAGAAGCTCGAGCACTTCCGTCCGAAGATCGGGTACCCGGACCGGTGGCGTGACTACTCCGCGCTGGAGATCGACGCCGGCGACCTCTTCGGCAACCTGCGGCGCGGCCGGGCGTTCGAGACCGACCGCCAGATCGCGAAGCTCGGCGGCCCCGTCGACCGTGACGAGTGGTTCATGACGCCCCAGACGGTGAACGCCTACTACAACCCCGGCACGAACGAGATCTGCTTCCCGGCCGCCATCCTCCAGCCGCCGTTCTTCGACCCGATCGCCGATCCCGCGCTCAACTACGGGGGCATCGGGGCGGTGATCGGCCACGAGATCGGTCACGGCTTCGACGACCAGGGCTCCCAGTACGACGGCGAGGGCAACCTCCTCGACTGGTGGACCGACGAGGACCGGGCCCGCTTCCGGCAGCTCGCCGACGCGCTCATCGCCCAGTACGACGGCTTCGAACCCCGTGACCTGCCCGGACGCCGGGTGAACGGGTCGCTCACCGTCGGCGAGAACATCGGCGACCTCGGGGGCCTGACCATCGCGCTCCTCGCCTACGAGATCAGCCTGGGCGAGGCGCCGGCACCGGTGATCGGCGGCATGTCCGGCCGCGAGCGGGTGCTGCGCAACTGGGCCCGCATCTGGCGGATCGCCACCCGTCCGGCGCTCGCGGAGCAGTTCCTCACCGTCGACCCGCACTCGCCGGCCGAGTTCCGCGCCAACATCGTGCGCAACCTCGACGAGTTCCACGAGACCTTCGGGACCCAACCGGGCGATGGGCTGTGGCTCGACCCCGCCCACCGGGTGCGCATCTGGTAG
- a CDS encoding TraR/DksA family transcriptional regulator — MPDPDAEAARAQLEAERARVSERLAALVQNVEDLFAAAELEPPDDEHDPDGTTAYERAQFISMADAARARLAEIDAALDALDRGAYGTCAVCGGPIGAERLDALPGTTRCVRCA, encoded by the coding sequence ATGCCGGATCCGGATGCCGAGGCCGCCCGCGCCCAGCTCGAGGCCGAGAGGGCCCGGGTGAGCGAGCGGCTCGCCGCGCTCGTCCAGAACGTCGAGGACCTGTTCGCCGCGGCCGAGCTCGAACCACCCGACGACGAGCACGACCCCGACGGCACGACGGCCTACGAGCGGGCGCAGTTCATCTCCATGGCCGACGCGGCGCGAGCACGGCTGGCCGAGATCGACGCCGCGCTCGACGCGCTCGATCGTGGCGCCTACGGCACCTGCGCGGTGTGCGGTGGACCGATCGGCGCCGAGCGGCTCGATGCGCTGCCCGGGACGACGCGCTGCGTGCGGTGCGCCTGA